In Alteromonas mediterranea DE, a single genomic region encodes these proteins:
- a CDS encoding regulatory protein RecX, whose product MSDFDRKIITDAITRMLARREHSVNEIARKLQQKGIASEAFTPILDEFKDAGIQSDTRFAESRARALYMKGKGPRAIKLDLQQYGVDEGTAEQALNEIEADWFESARNVKVKKFGEFYETEFALRQKQKQFLQYRGFYQDHIDYAVSESSCEN is encoded by the coding sequence ATGTCAGACTTTGACCGAAAAATCATTACCGACGCGATTACTCGCATGCTGGCACGACGAGAGCATAGCGTTAATGAAATAGCACGAAAGCTGCAACAAAAGGGAATAGCAAGCGAGGCGTTTACGCCTATTTTAGACGAGTTTAAGGATGCAGGAATTCAAAGCGATACGCGTTTTGCAGAAAGTAGAGCCCGCGCCCTTTATATGAAAGGTAAAGGTCCTCGCGCTATCAAGTTAGACTTGCAGCAATACGGTGTTGATGAGGGAACGGCAGAGCAGGCGTTAAACGAAATTGAAGCCGACTGGTTTGAAAGCGCGAGAAACGTAAAGGTAAAGAAGTTTGGCGAGTTTTACGAAACTGAATTTGCGTTAAGGCAAAAGCAGAAACAGTTTCTTCAATATCGCGGTTTTTACCAAGATCATATCGATTACGCGGTCAGCGAGAGTAGCTGCGAGAACTAA
- a CDS encoding M13 family metallopeptidase — protein MKYKLLAVAIAASLGLTGCGQPDQAKEQTNDQVSAVEAPEANDEAELGSFGVDLSARNEAVKPGDDFFMYASGTWYDNYELPADKTRYGAFTGLAERSEEQVKNIIDGLMEKSSLNAEEQLVHDFFVAYMDTDTINEKGIKPIEDVLTSINSIENTTDLTKAFGNSWLVGSSTPIYGGMWYNRLDPNEYQLSVGVGGLGLPDRDYYLSDSERFVKIREAYVAHIEQMLNFAGEENAAEKAQNILQLETQIAQIQWPREKRRDRDLTLNQIERSKLSDEYPGFDWDTYFAQTGYKVPELNITQPEPVKEVIKIINEADLADWKSYLKYHTISNNAGFLSEEIYLANFDFFGRTLSGQQEPRPRWKRAVSQMSGTESLGFAIGKIYVNEYFPESSKEQMAELVENLRTALGERIENLDWMSEETKVNAKEKLMAFNPKIGYPDEWQLFDGVTISDKDLVGNVRNLRTFFQDQSVERELEKTDRNRWGMTPQRVNAYYNSSFNEIVFPAAILQPPFFDPNADPAVNYGAIGAVIGHEMGHGFDDQGSKSDANGIQRNWWTDADRAAFEEKADMLAEQYSQYEPIEGNFVNGRNSLGENIGDVGGLSMAYHAYKLSLNGKEAPVIDGLTGDQRFFLAWAQVWKEKRTEESMLNQLRAGTHAPGRYRAQAPRNHDAWYEAFDVKPGDALYLPPEKRVRIW, from the coding sequence ATGAAATATAAACTTTTAGCCGTAGCTATTGCGGCTTCGCTAGGGCTTACAGGCTGTGGCCAGCCTGACCAAGCAAAAGAACAAACAAACGATCAGGTAAGCGCAGTTGAAGCGCCTGAAGCAAACGACGAAGCTGAGCTTGGCTCTTTTGGCGTAGACTTATCTGCACGCAACGAAGCAGTAAAACCGGGTGATGACTTCTTCATGTATGCAAGCGGCACATGGTATGACAACTATGAACTGCCAGCAGACAAAACCCGTTATGGTGCTTTCACTGGTCTTGCTGAGCGAAGTGAAGAGCAGGTGAAAAACATCATTGATGGTTTAATGGAGAAGTCTTCGCTTAACGCTGAAGAGCAGCTTGTTCACGACTTTTTCGTTGCATACATGGACACAGATACTATTAACGAAAAAGGTATTAAGCCCATTGAAGACGTACTGACGTCAATTAATAGTATTGAAAACACCACCGACCTTACTAAGGCGTTCGGCAATAGCTGGCTTGTTGGTTCAAGCACGCCAATCTACGGCGGAATGTGGTACAACCGCTTAGACCCCAACGAATATCAACTAAGCGTGGGTGTAGGCGGTTTGGGCCTTCCTGATCGCGACTATTACCTTAGCGACAGCGAGCGCTTTGTTAAAATTCGCGAAGCTTATGTAGCTCACATCGAGCAAATGCTTAACTTTGCTGGAGAGGAAAATGCGGCGGAAAAAGCACAAAATATTCTTCAGCTTGAAACACAAATTGCTCAAATACAGTGGCCACGGGAAAAGCGTCGTGATCGCGACCTAACGCTTAACCAAATTGAGCGCAGTAAATTATCTGATGAATACCCGGGTTTTGACTGGGATACTTACTTCGCACAGACCGGTTATAAAGTCCCTGAGCTCAATATCACGCAGCCAGAGCCAGTCAAAGAAGTGATTAAAATTATCAATGAAGCTGACTTAGCGGATTGGAAGTCGTATTTGAAATATCATACGATTTCTAACAACGCAGGCTTCCTTTCAGAAGAAATTTACCTTGCTAACTTTGACTTCTTCGGACGCACGTTAAGTGGTCAGCAAGAGCCTCGCCCTCGCTGGAAGCGCGCGGTAAGCCAGATGTCTGGTACTGAATCACTCGGTTTTGCTATCGGCAAAATCTACGTGAATGAGTATTTCCCGGAAAGCTCTAAAGAGCAAATGGCGGAACTGGTAGAAAACCTGCGTACTGCACTCGGTGAGCGTATTGAAAACCTTGACTGGATGAGTGAAGAAACCAAGGTTAACGCCAAAGAAAAGTTGATGGCCTTTAACCCAAAAATTGGTTACCCAGATGAATGGCAGCTTTTTGACGGCGTGACTATTAGCGATAAAGACCTAGTGGGTAACGTTCGCAATCTACGCACGTTCTTCCAAGACCAATCGGTTGAGCGCGAGCTTGAGAAAACAGACCGCAATCGCTGGGGCATGACACCTCAGCGCGTTAACGCTTACTACAATAGCTCGTTCAATGAAATTGTATTCCCTGCAGCTATTTTGCAGCCGCCGTTCTTCGATCCTAATGCCGATCCAGCCGTTAACTACGGTGCTATTGGCGCAGTTATTGGTCATGAGATGGGCCATGGCTTCGACGACCAAGGGTCAAAATCTGACGCTAACGGAATTCAGCGCAATTGGTGGACCGACGCAGACCGCGCAGCGTTTGAAGAAAAAGCAGACATGCTGGCTGAACAATACAGTCAATACGAGCCAATTGAAGGTAACTTCGTGAACGGCCGCAACAGTCTAGGTGAGAACATCGGCGATGTGGGTGGTCTGTCTATGGCTTACCACGCTTACAAACTAAGCCTGAACGGTAAAGAAGCACCCGTTATTGATGGTCTAACCGGCGATCAACGCTTTTTCCTGGCATGGGCACAAGTGTGGAAAGAAAAACGCACCGAAGAGAGCATGC
- a CDS encoding GNAT family N-acetyltransferase — translation MTATDYQIKIINSVALLSQARWDKLAQDAGPFLSYHFLLALEQSECCNNESGWQPCHIAITGAGEDTVHAIIPGYLKTHSYGEYVFDHAWADAYAQHGLDYYPKWISAIPFTPVTGPRILSDGKIEFGTAFFNALENKLVDYVASVYGETLSSLHWLFTDEITSKLLTQAENCSPHGHSSDKTEDAIKETLGDASALAPYYLTRYAVQFQWYNYQYKNFDDFLAALTSRKRKDIKKSRRKLHERGIRFSHQKGQAITPDTLQFFTKCYKATYLKRSGHVGYLNDVFFQQLVENLSDNMLIVTAFENDVPVASALFFFDDTGLYGRYWGALKEIDGLHFACCYFEGIEFAIAHQLALFNPGTQGEHKILRGFEPTYCRSHHTLRHTAFHRAVADFLHRETPHIGSYFNQARNALPFNKEFVPTLKTTSVTAPNDDTYNHKEKNDEI, via the coding sequence ATGACAGCAACTGACTATCAGATAAAAATAATAAATTCCGTTGCGCTGCTGTCCCAAGCGCGCTGGGATAAGCTAGCACAAGATGCAGGCCCATTTCTTTCCTATCACTTTTTACTCGCGCTTGAACAAAGTGAGTGCTGCAACAATGAATCGGGTTGGCAGCCTTGTCATATCGCGATCACTGGCGCGGGAGAGGATACGGTACATGCAATTATTCCCGGCTATTTGAAAACGCATAGCTACGGCGAGTATGTGTTTGACCATGCGTGGGCCGATGCCTATGCGCAACACGGCCTCGACTACTACCCCAAGTGGATATCTGCCATTCCCTTCACTCCTGTCACTGGCCCTCGAATTTTATCCGACGGTAAAATTGAGTTCGGTACGGCCTTTTTTAATGCACTTGAAAACAAGCTTGTAGACTATGTGGCGTCAGTCTATGGCGAGACACTGTCTTCATTACACTGGCTTTTTACCGATGAAATCACGTCTAAGCTATTGACCCAAGCGGAAAACTGTAGCCCGCACGGACACTCAAGCGATAAGACTGAAGATGCAATAAAGGAGACGCTTGGCGATGCCTCTGCGCTTGCCCCTTATTACTTGACCCGCTATGCGGTTCAGTTTCAGTGGTATAACTACCAGTATAAAAACTTCGATGATTTTTTAGCAGCGTTAACGTCTCGCAAACGCAAAGACATCAAGAAAAGCCGTCGAAAACTACATGAGCGAGGAATACGCTTTAGCCATCAAAAAGGCCAAGCCATTACGCCAGACACCCTTCAGTTCTTCACAAAATGTTACAAAGCAACCTATTTAAAGCGAAGTGGTCATGTGGGATATTTAAATGATGTCTTTTTCCAACAACTTGTAGAAAATTTAAGTGACAATATGCTTATTGTCACTGCTTTTGAAAATGATGTGCCTGTTGCCAGCGCATTATTCTTTTTTGACGATACGGGTTTATACGGCAGATATTGGGGCGCGTTAAAAGAGATTGACGGGCTTCATTTCGCCTGCTGTTACTTCGAAGGTATTGAATTTGCAATCGCGCACCAGTTAGCGCTATTCAATCCCGGCACACAAGGTGAGCATAAAATTTTACGGGGCTTCGAGCCTACTTATTGTCGCTCACATCACACGTTACGACATACGGCGTTTCACCGTGCTGTAGCAGACTTTTTACACAGAGAAACCCCGCATATCGGCAGCTATTTTAATCAGGCACGGAATGCTTTACCGTTTAACAAGGAATTTGTGCCTACTTTAAAAACGACAAGTGTCACTGCACCTAACGACGACACTTATAATCACAAAGAGAAAAACGATGAAATATAA